In Ischnura elegans chromosome 9, ioIscEleg1.1, whole genome shotgun sequence, the following proteins share a genomic window:
- the LOC124165262 gene encoding uncharacterized protein LOC124165262 isoform X2 — translation MESLRSCNFCRLCLCTGRDLIDVFDPSNRTSTTAIDLIQEFLQFKVIKESTLQWMVCQSCMCCLQEFHRFKARCIRSKLVLSGMLGLEGTCAIFAPSPNHQLKEVERLTLAEANYKQMGQRLPENSLMTEDEVGIQNNLCEIHESSPSAFAVDASVEEASDCEVDTVVDFCWCPDCGVEFLNHLELKAHLEWCRGRGQPFWSSLDEDNKVEKLKFEEDKMKLLGPSHPEIRLISEGEVGTLPNDGRKIVESLSYDSNNVEGATDSEVESVVEFCWCPDCGVEFLNHLELKAHLEWCRGRGQPFWSSLDEDNKIEEMVVDESSQGNILPLFDPNICCGRCKKVFKTKDHLIRHINKHDFKCQPKVSKKSPFEAEVVGIGDEDPKPSETIHHSLSHEERTALQNGMKIECKPKVEKLKFEEDKMKLLDLSHPEARWMSEDEVGDLRNDCHKINESSFYDSDHLEGAKDSELDSVVEFCWCPDCGVEFLSHRELKAHVDWCRGRGQPFWSSLDEDNKIEEIVVDESSQGNILPLFDPNICCGRCKKVFKTKNRLIRHINKHDFKCQPKVSKKSPFGAEVDIIGDEDHKPSEPIDHSLTKEDRTAHQNGMKDKCNSGVRNTHESISAQTKGKYCMGKQRRVVLMEHDCNKKSSYVKQNANEPLLRLPDEDPLLVPQNIPSNITSPFNSALVISKMNCNWCGLQFKGEKLLKMHLISCSVNFKDDIKESFDQKLGNAFAKAMNSAQEHNFVTEMKSGSIMGVKNDSEDENLVSSSIVLNQSLLFAGDIVSYICDYCAKPHTNKLDLRNHIVKCHLSMNPQKCSVCHRFFTNGDELEEHLLMHLKGLKFYCTICEESFCSQQVLKEHMQGTHAVNRPHMCNLCFNGFSSKSDVSMHQSLVHSESEKPFKCTKCGKCYTNSGNFSVHVRVCQLKTLSYQCHICGKYQTSKANLLNHITYHVGERNFPCHMCPKRFLLSGHRSVHVRMVHLKVKPFECGVCGKRFCANGDLKKHYVSHSNDRPYGCPECSKTFKAKHNLNLHMRNIHASTR, via the exons GTGATTAAGGAGAGTACACTGCAGTGGATGGTCTGCCAATCGTGCATGTGTTGTCTGCAAGAATTTCACCGCTTTAAAGCTCGGTGCATTCGAAGCAAGTTAGTTTTGAGTGGAATGCTTGGGCTGGAGGGAACATGTGCCATCTTTGCACCTTCCCCGAATCACCAGTTGAAAGAG GTGGAAAGATTGACTCTTGCGGAAGCTAATTACAAGCAGATGGGACAAAGGCTTCCTGAAAATAGCTTGATGACTGAAGATGAAGTTGGAATTCAGAATAATTTGTGTGAAATCCACGAGTCATCACCTTCTGCTTTTGCAGTGGATGCAAGTGTAGAAGAAGCCTCAGACTGTGAAGTGGATACAGTTGTGGATTTCTGTTGGTGTCCTGATTGCGGGGTAGAGTTCTTGAACCATCTGGAGTTGAAGGCCCATTTGGAGTGGTGCAGAGGAAGAGGGCAGCCATTTTGGTCCTCTTTGGATGAAGATAACAAG GTAGAAAAACTGAAGTTCGAAGAAgataaaatgaaacttttggGTCCTAGCCATCCTGAGATTAGGTTGATAAGTGAAGGTGAAGTTGGAACTCTTCCCAATGATGGTCGCAAGATCGTTGAATCATTATCCTATGATTCCAATAATGTAGAAGGTGCCACCGACAGTGAAGTGGAGTCAGTGGTAGAATTCTGTTGGTGTCCTGATTGCGGGGTAGAGTTCTTGAACCATCTGGAGTTGAAGGCCCATTTGGAGTGGTGCAGAGGAAGAGGACAGCCATTTTGGTCCTCTTTGGATGAAGATAACAAGATAGAAGAGATGGTGGTTGATGAATCCAGCCAAGGGAACATACTACCACTCTTTGACCCAAACATCTGCTGTGGGAGGTGCAAGAAGGTGTTTAAGACAAAGGATCATCTAATACGTCACATTAATAAGCATGATTTCAAGTGTCAACCAAAGGTGTCAAAGAAGTCCCCTTTTGAGGCAGAAGTTGTAGGTATTGGAGATGAGGATCCTAAGCCTTCTGAGACAATTCATCATAGCTTAAGTCATGAGGAAAGAACTGCTCTTCAAAATGGAATGAAGATTGAGTGCAAACCTAAG GTAGAGAAACTGAAGTttgaagaagataaaatgaaacttttggACCTTAGCCATCCTGAGGCTAGGTGGATGAGTGAAGACGAAGTTGGAGATCTCCGCAATGATTGTCACAAAATCAATGAATCATCATTCTATGATTCTGATCATTTAGAAGGTGCCAAAGACAGTGAATTGGATTCAGTGGTGGAATTCTGTTGGTGTCCTGACTGTGGGGTTGAGTTCTTGAGCCATCGGGAGTTGAAGGCCCATGTAGATTGGTGCAGAGGAAGAGGACAGCCATTTTGGTCCTCTTTGGATGAAGATAACAAGATAGAAGAGATTGTGGTTGATGAATCCAGCCAAGGGAACATACTGCCACTCTTTGACCCAAACATCTGCTGTGGGAGGTGCAAGAAGGTGTTCAAGACAAAGAATCGTCTAATACGTCACATTAATAAGCATGATTTCAAGTGTCAACCAAAGGTGTCAAAGAAATCCCCTTTTGGGGCAGAAGTTGATATTATTGGGGATGAGGATCATAAACCTTCTGAGCCAATTGATCATAGCTTAACCAAAGAGGATAGAACTGCACATCAGAATGGAATGAAGGATAAGTGCAACTCTGGTGTAAGAAATACGCATGAGAGTATAAGTGCGCAGACGAAAGGAAAATATTGTATGGGGAAGCAAAGACGTGTGGTATTAATGGAACATGATTGTAATAAAAAGAGTTCTTATGTAAAGCAGAATGCAAATGAGCCTTTATTGAGGTTGCCTGATGAAGATCCTCTACTTGTACCCCAGAATATCCCCTCTaacataacttcaccattcaatTCCGcattggtgatttctaaaatgaATTGTAATTGGTGTGGCTTGCAGTTCAAAGgcgaaaaactgttaaaaatgcatttaatcaGCTGCTCTGTCAATTTCAAGGATGATATCAAGGAAAGTTTTGATCAGAAACTGGGGAATGCATTTGCAAAAGCGATGAATTCTGCCCAAGAGCATAATTTTGTTACTGAAATGAAGTCTGGATCAATTATGGGTGTAAAAAATGATTCTGAAGATGAGAATCTTGTGTCATCCAGTATTGTTTTGAATCAAAGTTTGCTTTTTGCTGGAGACATAGTGTCATACATTTGTGATTACTGTGCGAAACCACATACCAACAAACTAGATTTGAGAAATCACATAGTTAAGTGCCATTTGTCAATGAATCCTCAGAAATGTAGTGTTTGCCATAGATTCTTCACAAATGGTGATGAGTTGGAAGAACATTTACTCATGCATCTAAAGGGCCTGAAATTCTACTGCACAATTTGTGAAGAAAGTTTTTGCTCTCAGCAAGTATTAAAAGAGCACATGCAAGGAACCCATGCAGTGAATAGGCCACACATGTGCAACCTTTGCTTTAATGGGTTTTCATCGAAAAGTGATGTTAGCATGCACCAATCTCTTGTACACTCTGAGTCTGAGAAACCTTTTAAATGTACTAAGTGTGGGAAATGTTACACAAACAGTGGTAATTTCAGTGTGCATGTAAGGGTTTGTCAGTTGAAGACTTTATCATACCAGTGTCATATTTGTGGCAAATATCAGACATctaaagcaaatttattgaatCATATTACATATCATGTAGGAGAGAGAAATTTTCCCTGTCACATGTGCCCAAAACGGTTTTTACTCAGTGGTCATAGGAGTGTCCATGTACGCATGGTTCATTTAAAAGTTAAACCATTTGAGTGTGGCGTCTGCGGGAAACGATTTTGTGCTAATGGCGATCTGAAGAAGCATTATGTCTCGCATTCGAATGATAGACCTTATGGCTGTCCTGAATGCTCTAAGACCTTTAAGGCAAAACATAATCTGAATCTGCACATGCGCAACATCCATGCTTCAACACGATGA
- the LOC124165262 gene encoding oocyte zinc finger protein XlCOF7.1-like isoform X1, producing MESLRSCNFCRLCLCTGRDLIDVFDPSNRTSTTAIDLIQEFLQFKVIKESTLQWMVCQSCMCCLQEFHRFKARCIRSKLVLSGMLGLEGTCAIFAPSPNHQLKEVERLTLAEANYKQMGQRLPENSLMTEDEVGIQNNLCEIHESSPSAFAVDASVEEASDCEVDTVVDFCWCPDCGVEFLNHLELKAHLEWCRGRGQPFWSSLDEDNKVEKLKFEEDKMKLLGPSHPEIRLISEGEVGTLPNDGRKIVESLSYDSNNVEGATDSEVESVVEFCWCPDCGVEFLNHLELKAHLEWCRGRGQPFWSSLDEDNKIEEMVVDESSQGNILPLFDPNICCGRCKKVFKTKDHLIRHINKHDFKCQPKVSKKSPFEAEVVGIGDEDPKPSETIHHSLSHEERTALQNGMKIECKPKVEKLRFAEDKIKLLSSSHHETKWVCEGEIGTSLNNYNNHESKLYDTDHVEGSTDSEVDTVVEFCWCSECGVEFLNHLELKAHFEWCRGRGQSSRSSLVEDNKVEEMLVDESSQGNILPLFDPNICCGRCKRVFKTKNRLIRHINKHDFKCQPKVSKKCPYEAEVVGIGDEDHKPSETIDHSLTHEDRTAHQNGMKIKCKPSLRKKPKSFNEQTKVKYSMGKQRRVVLMEHDCNKKSSYVKQNANEPLLRLPYEDPLHVLQKIPSNITSPFNTSFLTSNMICDKCGWQFKSKELLNLHLISCSVDFNVDVKESFDQKLGNKFAEAMNFAQDNHFKAEMKSGSIMSVKNACQEGYDSKDVNPVSSYMVMNQSLFVAGGEVSCICDYCTKPHSNKLDLRNHIVKCHLSINPLKCNVCHRFFTNDDELEEHSLMHPKGKKFYCTVCEECFCSRLKLKKHICETHGVNSSYVCTLCFNGFASKSDLGVHQSLFHIESEKPFNCHKCGKYYSNKVTFSVHVSFCQLKSSLYQCHICGKNQTSKSNLTNHLLVHSKERNFPCPMCPKRFTVSSVRNTHVRMVHLKHKPFECGVCNKCFTTKGDLKVHYVVHSDDRPYSCPQCTKAYKSKRFLKLHMFNNHVSM from the exons GTGATTAAGGAGAGTACACTGCAGTGGATGGTCTGCCAATCGTGCATGTGTTGTCTGCAAGAATTTCACCGCTTTAAAGCTCGGTGCATTCGAAGCAAGTTAGTTTTGAGTGGAATGCTTGGGCTGGAGGGAACATGTGCCATCTTTGCACCTTCCCCGAATCACCAGTTGAAAGAG GTGGAAAGATTGACTCTTGCGGAAGCTAATTACAAGCAGATGGGACAAAGGCTTCCTGAAAATAGCTTGATGACTGAAGATGAAGTTGGAATTCAGAATAATTTGTGTGAAATCCACGAGTCATCACCTTCTGCTTTTGCAGTGGATGCAAGTGTAGAAGAAGCCTCAGACTGTGAAGTGGATACAGTTGTGGATTTCTGTTGGTGTCCTGATTGCGGGGTAGAGTTCTTGAACCATCTGGAGTTGAAGGCCCATTTGGAGTGGTGCAGAGGAAGAGGGCAGCCATTTTGGTCCTCTTTGGATGAAGATAACAAG GTAGAAAAACTGAAGTTCGAAGAAgataaaatgaaacttttggGTCCTAGCCATCCTGAGATTAGGTTGATAAGTGAAGGTGAAGTTGGAACTCTTCCCAATGATGGTCGCAAGATCGTTGAATCATTATCCTATGATTCCAATAATGTAGAAGGTGCCACCGACAGTGAAGTGGAGTCAGTGGTAGAATTCTGTTGGTGTCCTGATTGCGGGGTAGAGTTCTTGAACCATCTGGAGTTGAAGGCCCATTTGGAGTGGTGCAGAGGAAGAGGACAGCCATTTTGGTCCTCTTTGGATGAAGATAACAAGATAGAAGAGATGGTGGTTGATGAATCCAGCCAAGGGAACATACTACCACTCTTTGACCCAAACATCTGCTGTGGGAGGTGCAAGAAGGTGTTTAAGACAAAGGATCATCTAATACGTCACATTAATAAGCATGATTTCAAGTGTCAACCAAAGGTGTCAAAGAAGTCCCCTTTTGAGGCAGAAGTTGTAGGTATTGGAGATGAGGATCCTAAGCCTTCTGAGACAATTCATCATAGCTTAAGTCATGAGGAAAGAACTGCTCTTCAAAATGGAATGAAGATTGAGTGCAAACCTAAG GTGGAAAAACTGAGGTTTGCAGAGGATAAAATCAAGCTATTGAGTTCAAGTCATCATGAGACAAAGTGGGTGTGTGAAGGTGAAATTGGCACTTCtctcaataattataataaccaTGAATCAAAACTGTATGATACTGACCATGTAGAAGGTTCCACAGACAGTGAAGTGGATACTGTGGTGGAATTCTGTTGGTGTTCTGAATGTGGGGTTGAGTTCTTGAACCATTTGGAGTTGAAGGCCCATTTTGAGTGGTGCAGAGGAAGAGGACAGTCATCTCGGTCATCTTTGGTTGAAGATAACAAGGTAGAAGAGATGCTGGTTGACGAATCCAGCCAAGGTAACATACTGCCACTCTTTGACCCAAACATCTGCTGTGGGAGATGCAAGAGGGTGTTTAAGACAAAGAATCGTCTAATACGTCACATTAACAAACATGATTTCAAGTGTCAACCAAAGGTGTCAAAGAAGTGCCCTTATGAGGCAGAAGTTGTAGGAATTGGAGATGAGGATCATAAGCCTTCTGAGACAATTGATCATAGCTTAACTCATGAGGATAGAACTGCACATCAAAATGGAATGAAGATTAAGTGCAAACCTAGTTTAAGGAAAAAGCCTAAGAGTTTTAATGAGcagacaaaagtaaaatattctatGGGGAAGCAAAGACGTGTGGTATTAATGGAACATGATTGTAATAAAAAGAGTTCTTATGTAAAGCAGAATGCAAATGAGCCTTTATTGAGGTTGCCTTATGAAGATCCTCTCCATGTACTACAGAAAATCCCCTCTaacataacttcaccattcaatacttcatttttgaCTTCTAATATGATTTGTGATAAATGTGGCTGGCAATTCAAGAGCAAGGAATTGTTAAATCTGCATCTAATCAGCTGCTCTGTTGACTTCAATGTTGATGTCAAAGAAAGTTTTGATCAGAAACTAGGGAATAAATTTGCAGAAGCGATGAATTTTGCCCAAGATAATCATTTCAAAGCTGAAATGAAGTCTGGATCAATTATGAGTGTAAAAAATGCTTGTCAAGAAGGTTATGATTCTAAAGATGTGAATCCTGTGTCATCCTATATGGTTATGAATCAAAGTTTGTTTGTTGCTGGAGGCGAAGTGTCATGCATTTGCGATTACTGCACTAAACCACATAGCAACAAACTTGATTTGAGAAATCATATAGTTAAGTGCCATTTGTCAATAAATCCTCTTAAGTGTAATGTTTGCCATAGATTCTTCACAAATGATGATGAATTGGAAGAGCATTCACTCATGCATCCAAAAGGCAAGAAATTCTACTGCACAGTTTGTGAAGAATGTTTTTGCTCTCGactaaaattgaaaaagcatATATGTGAAACTCATGGAGTGAATTCATCATATGTTTGTACGCTTTGCTTTAATGGGTTTGCTTCAAAGAGCGATCTTGGTGTGCATCAATCTTTGTTTCACATAGAGTCTGAGAAACCCTTCAATTGccataaatgtgggaaatattaCTCTAACAAGGTTACCTTCAGTGTGCATGTAAGTTTTTGTCAGCTCAAATCTTCTTTATACCAGTGTCATATTTGTGGCAAGAATCAGACAAGTAAATCAAATCTCACTAATCATCTTTTGGTTCATTCAAAAGAGAGAAACTTTCCATGTCCAATGTGCCCAAAGCGGTTTACAGTTTCCAGTGTAAGAAATACCCATGTAAGAATGGTTCATTTGAAACATAAGCCATTTGAATGTGGTGTCTGTAACAAATGTTTTACTACTAAAGGGGATCTCAAAGTGCATTACGTTGTACACTCGGATGACAGACCATACAGTTGTCCTCAATGCACGAAGGCGTACAAATCAAAACGTTTTCTTAAATTACATATGTTCAACAACCATGTCTCTAtgtga
- the LOC124165262 gene encoding oocyte zinc finger protein XlCOF7.1-like isoform X3, with translation MESLRSCNFCRLCLCTGRDLIDVFDPSNRTSTTAIDLIQEFLQFKVIKESTLQWMVCQSCMCCLQEFHRFKARCIRSKLVLSGMLGLEGTCAIFAPSPNHQLKEVEKLKFEEDKMKLLGPSHPEIRLISEGEVGTLPNDGRKIVESLSYDSNNVEGATDSEVESVVEFCWCPDCGVEFLNHLELKAHLEWCRGRGQPFWSSLDEDNKIEEMVVDESSQGNILPLFDPNICCGRCKKVFKTKDHLIRHINKHDFKCQPKVSKKSPFEAEVVGIGDEDPKPSETIHHSLSHEERTALQNGMKIECKPKVEKLRFAEDKIKLLSSSHHETKWVCEGEIGTSLNNYNNHESKLYDTDHVEGSTDSEVDTVVEFCWCSECGVEFLNHLELKAHFEWCRGRGQSSRSSLVEDNKVEEMLVDESSQGNILPLFDPNICCGRCKRVFKTKNRLIRHINKHDFKCQPKVSKKCPYEAEVVGIGDEDHKPSETIDHSLTHEDRTAHQNGMKIKCKPSLRKKPKSFNEQTKVKYSMGKQRRVVLMEHDCNKKSSYVKQNANEPLLRLPYEDPLHVLQKIPSNITSPFNTSFLTSNMICDKCGWQFKSKELLNLHLISCSVDFNVDVKESFDQKLGNKFAEAMNFAQDNHFKAEMKSGSIMSVKNACQEGYDSKDVNPVSSYMVMNQSLFVAGGEVSCICDYCTKPHSNKLDLRNHIVKCHLSINPLKCNVCHRFFTNDDELEEHSLMHPKGKKFYCTVCEECFCSRLKLKKHICETHGVNSSYVCTLCFNGFASKSDLGVHQSLFHIESEKPFNCHKCGKYYSNKVTFSVHVSFCQLKSSLYQCHICGKNQTSKSNLTNHLLVHSKERNFPCPMCPKRFTVSSVRNTHVRMVHLKHKPFECGVCNKCFTTKGDLKVHYVVHSDDRPYSCPQCTKAYKSKRFLKLHMFNNHVSM, from the exons GTGATTAAGGAGAGTACACTGCAGTGGATGGTCTGCCAATCGTGCATGTGTTGTCTGCAAGAATTTCACCGCTTTAAAGCTCGGTGCATTCGAAGCAAGTTAGTTTTGAGTGGAATGCTTGGGCTGGAGGGAACATGTGCCATCTTTGCACCTTCCCCGAATCACCAGTTGAAAGAG GTAGAAAAACTGAAGTTCGAAGAAgataaaatgaaacttttggGTCCTAGCCATCCTGAGATTAGGTTGATAAGTGAAGGTGAAGTTGGAACTCTTCCCAATGATGGTCGCAAGATCGTTGAATCATTATCCTATGATTCCAATAATGTAGAAGGTGCCACCGACAGTGAAGTGGAGTCAGTGGTAGAATTCTGTTGGTGTCCTGATTGCGGGGTAGAGTTCTTGAACCATCTGGAGTTGAAGGCCCATTTGGAGTGGTGCAGAGGAAGAGGACAGCCATTTTGGTCCTCTTTGGATGAAGATAACAAGATAGAAGAGATGGTGGTTGATGAATCCAGCCAAGGGAACATACTACCACTCTTTGACCCAAACATCTGCTGTGGGAGGTGCAAGAAGGTGTTTAAGACAAAGGATCATCTAATACGTCACATTAATAAGCATGATTTCAAGTGTCAACCAAAGGTGTCAAAGAAGTCCCCTTTTGAGGCAGAAGTTGTAGGTATTGGAGATGAGGATCCTAAGCCTTCTGAGACAATTCATCATAGCTTAAGTCATGAGGAAAGAACTGCTCTTCAAAATGGAATGAAGATTGAGTGCAAACCTAAG GTGGAAAAACTGAGGTTTGCAGAGGATAAAATCAAGCTATTGAGTTCAAGTCATCATGAGACAAAGTGGGTGTGTGAAGGTGAAATTGGCACTTCtctcaataattataataaccaTGAATCAAAACTGTATGATACTGACCATGTAGAAGGTTCCACAGACAGTGAAGTGGATACTGTGGTGGAATTCTGTTGGTGTTCTGAATGTGGGGTTGAGTTCTTGAACCATTTGGAGTTGAAGGCCCATTTTGAGTGGTGCAGAGGAAGAGGACAGTCATCTCGGTCATCTTTGGTTGAAGATAACAAGGTAGAAGAGATGCTGGTTGACGAATCCAGCCAAGGTAACATACTGCCACTCTTTGACCCAAACATCTGCTGTGGGAGATGCAAGAGGGTGTTTAAGACAAAGAATCGTCTAATACGTCACATTAACAAACATGATTTCAAGTGTCAACCAAAGGTGTCAAAGAAGTGCCCTTATGAGGCAGAAGTTGTAGGAATTGGAGATGAGGATCATAAGCCTTCTGAGACAATTGATCATAGCTTAACTCATGAGGATAGAACTGCACATCAAAATGGAATGAAGATTAAGTGCAAACCTAGTTTAAGGAAAAAGCCTAAGAGTTTTAATGAGcagacaaaagtaaaatattctatGGGGAAGCAAAGACGTGTGGTATTAATGGAACATGATTGTAATAAAAAGAGTTCTTATGTAAAGCAGAATGCAAATGAGCCTTTATTGAGGTTGCCTTATGAAGATCCTCTCCATGTACTACAGAAAATCCCCTCTaacataacttcaccattcaatacttcatttttgaCTTCTAATATGATTTGTGATAAATGTGGCTGGCAATTCAAGAGCAAGGAATTGTTAAATCTGCATCTAATCAGCTGCTCTGTTGACTTCAATGTTGATGTCAAAGAAAGTTTTGATCAGAAACTAGGGAATAAATTTGCAGAAGCGATGAATTTTGCCCAAGATAATCATTTCAAAGCTGAAATGAAGTCTGGATCAATTATGAGTGTAAAAAATGCTTGTCAAGAAGGTTATGATTCTAAAGATGTGAATCCTGTGTCATCCTATATGGTTATGAATCAAAGTTTGTTTGTTGCTGGAGGCGAAGTGTCATGCATTTGCGATTACTGCACTAAACCACATAGCAACAAACTTGATTTGAGAAATCATATAGTTAAGTGCCATTTGTCAATAAATCCTCTTAAGTGTAATGTTTGCCATAGATTCTTCACAAATGATGATGAATTGGAAGAGCATTCACTCATGCATCCAAAAGGCAAGAAATTCTACTGCACAGTTTGTGAAGAATGTTTTTGCTCTCGactaaaattgaaaaagcatATATGTGAAACTCATGGAGTGAATTCATCATATGTTTGTACGCTTTGCTTTAATGGGTTTGCTTCAAAGAGCGATCTTGGTGTGCATCAATCTTTGTTTCACATAGAGTCTGAGAAACCCTTCAATTGccataaatgtgggaaatattaCTCTAACAAGGTTACCTTCAGTGTGCATGTAAGTTTTTGTCAGCTCAAATCTTCTTTATACCAGTGTCATATTTGTGGCAAGAATCAGACAAGTAAATCAAATCTCACTAATCATCTTTTGGTTCATTCAAAAGAGAGAAACTTTCCATGTCCAATGTGCCCAAAGCGGTTTACAGTTTCCAGTGTAAGAAATACCCATGTAAGAATGGTTCATTTGAAACATAAGCCATTTGAATGTGGTGTCTGTAACAAATGTTTTACTACTAAAGGGGATCTCAAAGTGCATTACGTTGTACACTCGGATGACAGACCATACAGTTGTCCTCAATGCACGAAGGCGTACAAATCAAAACGTTTTCTTAAATTACATATGTTCAACAACCATGTCTCTAtgtga